Part of the Terrisporobacter glycolicus ATCC 14880 = DSM 1288 genome is shown below.
CGATGTTAGTAAAATAAATGAAAGTTTAGATGGTGGGAAGATTGTAATAGTAACAGGATTTCAAGGTTTAAATGATGAAGGAGATATAACTACTTTAGGAAGGGGAGGCTCAGATACTTCAGCTGTGGCTTTGGCTGTAAAATTAGAAGGAATTTGTGAAATATATACTGATGTTGATGGTATCTATTTTACAGATCCAAGAAAATTTAGTGAAGCTAAAAAAATAAAAGAAATCGAATATGAAGAAATGTTGGAATTGGCAAGTTTAGGGGCCCAAGTAATGCATTCGAGAAGTGTGGAGTTGGCACAAAAATATAATGTGGAGTTATATGTAGGATTATCTTGTAGTGATATTAAAGGAACATACATAAGGGGGAATAAAGAAATGAAATTAGAGGATAAAGTTATTACAGGTCTTGCAACTTGTGATGAAGATGCAGCCATAACAATAGTAGATATAAATATGGAAGATGTATCTAAATTATTTGAAAAAATAGCTGTAGATGGAGTTAGTATTGATATGATAAGTCAGACAGCGCCATTTAATGGGAAAGTAAATGTGTCATTCACTATACCAAAGGATGATTTAATGGAATGTGAACAAATAGTTGGTTGCTTTGTACCAAGGGATAGTATTGTTATAGATGAACAAATAACAAAGTTTTCTTTAGTAGGTCTTGGCATGAAAAATACTAGTGGTGTTGCTTCGAAGGTGTTTAAAATATTTAGTGATAATAACATAGCTGTAAAATTAATTACGACATCTGAAATAAGAATTACATGTGCAATAAACTCTTCTTCGAAAGAAGTGGCAATAAGAGAAATAGCAAAAGAATTTAATTTATAAAATAGGAGGATAATATGAAACTTCATGGCACAATGGAAATAAAAGATAGTAATTTATACATAGGTGGGGTAAGTGCACTAGATTTAGCAAAAAAATACGAGACACCTCTTTATGTATTTGATGAGGAATTA
Proteins encoded:
- a CDS encoding aspartate kinase, whose amino-acid sequence is MSKVVVQKYGGSSVSSTEKIKLIASKLIERKKKNAKIVVVVSAMGDTTDDFISLAKDITKSPDKRELDVLMSTGEMISASLLSMSLNSLGCEAVSYNAYQLNIKTSGLHGKSLIDDIDVSKINESLDGGKIVIVTGFQGLNDEGDITTLGRGGSDTSAVALAVKLEGICEIYTDVDGIYFTDPRKFSEAKKIKEIEYEEMLELASLGAQVMHSRSVELAQKYNVELYVGLSCSDIKGTYIRGNKEMKLEDKVITGLATCDEDAAITIVDINMEDVSKLFEKIAVDGVSIDMISQTAPFNGKVNVSFTIPKDDLMECEQIVGCFVPRDSIVIDEQITKFSLVGLGMKNTSGVASKVFKIFSDNNIAVKLITTSEIRITCAINSSSKEVAIREIAKEFNL